Genomic segment of Microbacterium hydrocarbonoxydans:
CAGGCGGCGGTGCGGGTTCTGCCCGAACCGGTCGTGGTGCAGGCGGTGCCCGAGGTGCAGGTCGGAGCGACGACCGCGGCCGACCCGTGTTCCGAGCCGAGCGTGCTCGAGGCCATCGCGGTGGCCGACGATGCCGCGATCATCGCCGGGTTCGGCGGCGGCGAGAGCTTCAGGGCCGCGGTGGTGGCGGGCAATGCGCCGTGCATCTCGCTCTCCGACCCCGCGCACGTCTGGGTCGTCGTCAACAAGGCGCGTCCGCTCGATCCGGTCGAGTTCGCCCCCGCATCGCTCGCCGACCTCCCCGTGCCGATGACCACGCGTTCGGGCCAGGCGCGTTCCGACGTCGCTGCGGCGATGGGCGCTCTGGCCGCGGATGCCGCCGCGGAGGGCGCGGGCAGCATCGGCGCGAACAACGGCTATCGCTCCTACGATCTGCAGGTCGTGACGCACGCGTCGCACGTGCGCAACAGCGGCCAGGCGGGGGCCGATGCCTCGTCGGCGCGAGCGGGTCACAGCGAGCACCAGACGGGGCTCGCGCTCGACGTCGTGGCCTGCGACGGCTCGTGCGGCGGGATCGACGCCTTCGGGGGCACCGCTCAGGGTGCGTGGGTGGCCGAGAACGCGTGGGAGTACGGATTCATCGTGCGCTACGAGCAGGTGGGCACGGGGATCACAGGGTACAAGCCGGAGCCCTGGCATCTGCGGTACCTGGGTCCCGAGCTCGCCGCTGCGTATCACCACGGGGGGTATCACACGCTCGAGGAGTTCTTCGCGCTCCCCGCTGCTCCTGATTACGCCCACTGATCAGCCGTAAAGGTGTTCTGAGGGCTTTCGACAATCGCGAGACCCAGTCTCACCGATTGTGGGATGCATTCCCACAACGCTGTGGAGCGGTGTCGGCGAACCGGCATAGAATCGCCGGAGCAATGACGCACGAACGTTCGGGAGGACGCAATGGAACGCGACATCTACGAAGAGGATCACGAGGCATTCCGCGACCTCGTCAAGGACTTCGTCAAGCGCCACGTGAGCAACGAGGCGATCGAGCGGTGGGATGCCGCAGGCGAGATCGACCGGGCCACCATGCTGGCGGCAGGCGAGGCGGGTCTGATCGGCCTGTCCGTCCCCGAGGAGTTCGGCGGCGCCGGGATGCTGCAGGACTACCGCTTCCGCACCATCGTCATGGAAGAGGTCATCGCCTCCGGCGCCGGATCGCTCGCCGGAGCGTTCGGCATCCAGGACGACCTGGCGGTCCCCTACCTCGTGCACATGGGCACGCAGGAGCAGAAGGAGAAGTGGCTGCCCCGCATGGCCACGGGCGAGGTGCTCGGCGCACTCGCGA
This window contains:
- a CDS encoding M15 family metallopeptidase translates to MTSALQPQHAAPRSPIRGAAVPAGLAVTAIGILLSLAGAPAAVPSQAAVRVLPEPVVVQAVPEVQVGATTAADPCSEPSVLEAIAVADDAAIIAGFGGGESFRAAVVAGNAPCISLSDPAHVWVVVNKARPLDPVEFAPASLADLPVPMTTRSGQARSDVAAAMGALAADAAAEGAGSIGANNGYRSYDLQVVTHASHVRNSGQAGADASSARAGHSEHQTGLALDVVACDGSCGGIDAFGGTAQGAWVAENAWEYGFIVRYEQVGTGITGYKPEPWHLRYLGPELAAAYHHGGYHTLEEFFALPAAPDYAH